A single genomic interval of Corylus avellana chromosome ca10, CavTom2PMs-1.0 harbors:
- the LOC132162860 gene encoding uncharacterized protein LOC132162860, translating into MDEEGRTWSTTEAVEQAFINYFGNLFTSSSPGGIEKCLEGMHGKITPEMNEKMLQAVIVDEISTALSQMAPFTSLESNEPPACFYHENWPTIGPEVCQAVIKFFHSNQLDREVNTTYIALIPKIKNLVKVSDYHRITLCNVTYKIISKTLANRLKVILHAIISSLQSAFVLGRLISDNLLAAYKTLQSMNSRMWGKVGYMTLKLDMSKAYERVEWAFLEAVMWRLGFAELWIGLINQCISTISYSILIKWNSYKIYMPIKRDKTRGSYFPLSFPSLCGSYELTTTTSRPQWHFKGSAYLS; encoded by the coding sequence ATGGATGAAGAAGGACGGACCTGGTCCACTACAGAGGCGGTTGAACAAgcctttattaattattttggcaACCTGTTCACGTCTTCATCACCGGGGGGAATTGAGAAATGCCTGGAAGGAATGCATGGAAAAATTACACCAGAGATGAATGAGAAGATGCTTCAAGCTGTCATTGTGGATGAAATCAGCACTGCATTATCCCAAATGGCACCCTTCACGTCTCTTGAGTCGAATGAGCCACCGGCTTGTTTCTACCATGAGAATTGGCCCACGATAGGGCCTGAGGTATGTCAAGCAGTGATTAAATTTTTCCATTCAAACCAGCTTGATAGAGAGGTAAATACTACTTATATTGCTTTgattcccaaaataaaaaaccttgTTAAGGTTTCTGATTATCACCGCATCACCCTATGTAACGTTACTTATAAGATTATTTCTAAGACTCTGGCAAATAGGCTTAAGGTGATTTTACATGCTATTATTTCATCACTTCAGAGTGCTTTTGTCCTTGGTAGGCTTATTTCTGATAATTTACTAGCGGCATATAAAACCCTACAATCCATGAACTCCCGCATGTGGGGTAAGGTGGGGTATATGACTCTTAAGCTAGACATGAGCAAAGCATATGAAAGAGTGGAGTGGGCCTTCCTTGAGGCAGTAATGTGGAGGTTGGGTTTTGCGGAGCTTTGGATAGGGCTAATCAATCAATGTATATCAACTATCTCTTACTCTATTCTTATCAAATGGAATTCTTACAAAATTTATATGCCCATCAAGAGGGATAAGACAAGGGGATCCTACTTCCCCCTATCTTTTCCTTCTTTGTGCGGAAGTTATGAGCTCACAACTACAACAAGCAGACCACAATGGCACTTCAAGGGGAGTGCCTACCTCTCCTAA
- the LOC132163901 gene encoding putative axial regulator YABBY 2, which translates to MSLDMMASERVCYVHCNFCNTILAVSVPCSSLFTIVTVRCGHCANLLSVNMGASLQAAPPQAPQKQHQSSEDCGSSSKCNKFSAFESTVEHEQPRMPPIRPPEKRQRVPSAYNRFIKEEIQRIKASNPDISHREAFSTAAKNWAHFPHIHFGQKVDGNKQAKLDQAFAGSEGIQKSNGFY; encoded by the exons ATGTCACTGGATATGATGGCATCCGAACGTGTTTGTTATGTCCACTGCAACTTCTGCAACACCATTTTAGCG GTTAGTGTTCCATGCAGCAGTTTGTTCACCATTGTGACGGTTAGATGCGGGCATTGTGCTAATTTGCTGTCGGTTAACATGGGCGCTTCGCTTCAAGCAGCTCCTCCTCAAGCTCCGCag AAGCAGCACCAAAGCTCTGAAGACTGTGGGTCATCTTCCAAATGCAACAAGTTTTCTGCATTTGAGAGTACTGTAGAGCATGAACAGCCTAGAATGCCTCCCATTCGCC CCCCAGAGAAGAGACAAAGGGTTCCATCAGCATATAACAGGTTTATCAA GGAGGAAATCCAAAGGATTAAGGCAAGTAATCCTGACATCAGCCACAGGGAAGCTTTTAGTACAGCTGCAAAAAAT TGGGCACATTTCCCTCACATTCACTTTGGGCAAAAGGTGGATGGCAACAAGCAAGCAAAGTTGGACCAGGCATTTGCAGGATCAGAGGGAATACAAAAGTCTAATGGATTCTACTAA